The genomic region CGCTGCTTGACGGTCCCCAGCGCGTGGAAGGTCTGCAGGACGGGCAGCGCCAGCGGAACCGCCGCGTCCAGCGACGCCATCCCGCTCATCCAGAAGTGGGCGTGCACCACGTCGGGCCGCTCGGAGGCCCAGGCGGCGCGCAGGCGGCGGCCGAACTCCGGCATGTGCCGCGGCAGGTCGTCCTTGGGTATCGGCGCGGCCGGACCGGCGGGGACGTGGATCACCCGCACCCCGCGACACATCGATACGGCGTTGGGCAGGTCGGGGTCGGTTCGGCGCGTGTACACGTCGACCTCGTGGCCGAGGGCGGCGAGCGCCGACGCCAGTTCGGCGACGTGGACGTTCTGTCCGCCCGCGTCCTCACCGGTGATGGCCGCCAGCGGACTGGCGTGTTCGGACACCATGGCGATCCTCATGACGTCACCTCCTGTAGCACCCGCTCCCACTCGTCGAGGAACCTGTCGACCCCGTACCGGCGCAGTGCCGCCTCTCGGGCGGCGGTGCCGGTGCGCAGGGCCAGGCCGGGGTCGTCCAGGTAGGCCCTGAGCGCCTCGGCCAGCACGCGGGGATCGGTCGAGACCACCCCCGCCTGCGGGGGCACGGCCTCGTAGGCCTCCGTGGCCCCCAGCGCGGCGACCGGCAGGCCCAGCATCATCGCCTCGATGAGGGAGAGCCCCAGCGACGTCCACCGCAGGGGGTGGACGTAGGCGCGGCGGCGGGCCAGCAGCCGGTGCATGGCGGACTGCGGCGGGTCCTCGTGGGCGCGCAGCCGCGACGGGTCGAGCCCGAGGTGGTCCGGCACCCGCCTGACCGCCATGCCGAAGAGGTCGAGGGGGACGTGCTCCGCGAGGGCCGGCAGGAGGTCGGTGCCGGTGGTCCGCCACCGGCGCAGGGGTTCGTTCAGCGCGACGCCCACGCGCGGGACCTCACCGGTGTAGAGGTGGCCCGGGTCCGGCACTCCGTGTTCGATGACCCTCGTCGGAGCGCGGCCGCAGTCCCAGAAGAGCGCGTTGAAGTGGGTGACGTGGACGATGGGGATGTCGTCGCGGTCGGCCAGCGGATGGCGGGTGTCGGGGACCTCGCCCCGGGGCGTGTTGTGCTCCACGTACACCGCGGGCACGTCGCGGCCCAGCGCGCGGCCCAGGACGCCCGCCGCCAGTTCCAGCTCGTGCGGGCGCTGCAGCACCACCAGGTCGGGTCGGCTCTCCCGCAGCCGCTCCGTCGAGAGTTCCACGACGTTGGGCGGCCAGTCCCAGGTGCGGGCGCGACCGCGCCCGTCGGGTCCCCGCTCGGCGTCGACCGGCAGGACGCAGGTGTGGCCGGACTGGACGAAGGCCGTGGTCCAGGAGCCGTGGACGTGCCAGATCAGGATGCGCAGGACCCGTTCGGGCGTCCGGACGCCCCCGGCGGCGTTGGCGGCGGGTTGTGCGTCGACGGTCATCGCTCCTCCTCGTCCAGCAGCGTGTCGACGGCTGCCAGGACGTCGTCGGTCGTGACGGAAGTCAGGCAGGGGTGGCCGGGCACGGGGCAGACGCGGGCGCGCGAGCCCGCGCAGGGCGCCGACTGGTCGCCCAGGACGCGTACGGGCACGCCCTGGGGCGCCCAGGCCGAGGCGGGGACGACGGGCGAGAAGAGGGAGACCACGGGCGTGCCGACGGCGGCGGCCAGGTGGGCGGGGCCGGTGTTGCCCGAGATCAGGACGGCCGCCCGGTCGAGGACGTCGGCCAGCTCGGCCGTGGAGGTCCGTCCGGCGACGCTGGTGCCGGTACCGGCCGCGACCGCCTTGGCCCGCACCTCGTCGTGCGCCGCGCCGGTGACGACCACGCGGTCGCCGCGCGCGGTCAGGGCGGCGACGGTGTCCGTGGCCAGGGCGTCGGGAAGCTCGCGGGCGGGCGCGTCCGCGCCGACGTGCACGGCGACGTATCCGTCCGGGCCGGTCAGGCTGCGGGTGTCCGGCAGCGGCCGGCGCACGGCGGGGCGGCCGCGGTCACCGCCTGGCAGCGGGAAGCCGGCCGCCTCGACCAGGGACAGCGCGCGTTCGTGCTCGGGAACGCCCGGGGCCACGCGGTGGCGCAGGTCGAGCAGGCTGCCGGGGTAGTCGTCGCTGACCGCCCCGATCCACGGGATCCCGGCCATGCGCAGAAGCAGGGCCAGCGGCAGCGGCGACTGGTGGAAGGAGGTGAGGACGACGGCCCGGTCGGCCCCGGTGTCGGCCAGGACACGGACCAGGCGGGCGACGTCGTCGGGCTCCACGGGCGGGGGCTCGGGGTCGATCCAGGGCGCGCACCAGGTCACGACCCGGTCGACGCCCGGCAGGAGCGCGGCGGCGTCGGCACCGCGCGGGCCCGCCAGGAGCACCACGCGCCCGGCCCCGTGGGCGACGGCCCGGACGGCGGGTCCGGCCAGCAGGACGTCGCCCATGCTGTCCATGCGCGCCACGAGCACGGTCCCGTCGTTCGGCGTGGAGGCGGTCACGGCGCCGACCCCCTCACCAGGCGGCGGACGGCCGCGGCCGGGTCCGGTTCCGTCTCCGGGCTCGCCCGCCGTTCCTCCTCCCGGGTGAGGCGGGTGGGCACGAGCACGCCCCGGGCCCCCGCCGCGCGGGCGGCCGCCGTGTCGGATCCGATGTCGCCGACGACGGCGCACTCGGCGGCGGCCACGCCCAGTTCCGCGGCGGCGGACTCGACCATGCCGGGGCGCGGCTTGCGGCAGTCGCAGCCGTCCTCCTCACCGTGCGGGCACACCCGCCAGACGTCGAAGGGCCCCAGGAGTTCGTCCACGCGCCGGTTGACGGCCTCGACCTGGCCCGGCTCCAGCAGGCCGCGGGCGATGCCCGACTGGTTGCTGACCACGCCGACCGCGAGTCCGGCCCGGCGGGCCAGGGCGACCGCGTCCGCCGCGCCGGCGGTGGGCCGGACCTTGTCGGGGTCGCCGTTGTAGGGCACGTCCTCGATGAGGGTGCCGTCCCGGTCGAACAGGACCGCGCGCACACCGGGTGTGCGCCGCGCCCCGGCGTGGCGGACCGAGCCGGCGATCCGGTGCCCGCAGGCCAGCGGCGGGATGAGTGCGCTGGTGACGGCCATGTCGACGATCTCCGCCGGGTCGGCCGGACCGGCGGTGGCCCGGCGCAGGGCGAAGGCCGCGGTGCGGGCCAGCCACCCCGCGCCCAGGGTTCCGGCCAGGACGGGCCTGCGCGCGAGCGCCGCCAGGGCGGCCCCCGTCAGGAGTCCGGTGGTGAGCACGTGGCCGCGCAGACCGCCGGGTTCCTCCCCCACACGGTCCCGCCAGCCGCGACCGTGCACGGCGTTCATGAGGGTGTCGTCGGCGTTGCCGCGCTGCGCCCCCAGGCTGCTCCAGCGGCGGCCGGGACGCAGCGGGTGCTCGCACTCGCGCTCGCCGAGCCGCAGCGAGAAGCCGGCGTCCACGACGCGCAGGGCGAGGTCGGTGTCCTCGCGGTAGGCGCGGGGGAAGCGGGTGTCGAAGCCGCCGACGGCCTCCAGGGCACTGCGGCGGTAGGCCATGTCGGCCGTGATCCACGGCGCGCCCTCCAGTCCGAGGGTGGCGCGCTCCGCGTCGGTGGGGCGCCGGCCCGGCGGCCGGGGGACGGTGATCCGCCCCTGGACGCCGCCCGTGGCCGCGTCCGCCGCCGACAGGTCCGCGCACAGCCGCTCCGGCCAGTCCGCGGGCGGGTGGACGTCGTCGTCCAGGAAGGCGATCCACTCGGCGCGGCAGGAGTGCCATCCCGCCTGGCGGGCGGCGGCGGGGCCGTGACCGCTGCCGCGCACGATCCGCACCCGGGGATGGTCGACCACAGGCGGGAGCGCGTGCCCCGGCCGGTCGTCCACGACCACGATCTCGGTCGGCGCCCACGCGTCGGGGGCCTCCAGCAGCGGTGCCAGGGCCCGGTGCAGGCTGTTGCGCCCCACCGTGGGGACCACGACCGCGTACTCCGGGCGGCTCATCGAACCGCCTCCCCACGGCGGCGCCGCACGATGAACGGGCCGATCGCCAGCACGTCCACCGGGGCGGAGCCGAAGCACTCCAGGGCGTCGCGCGGCGAGTCGACCATGGGGCGCCCGGCCGTGTTCAGGCTGGTGTTGACCAGCACGGGCAGACCGCTCAACTCCTCGAAGCGGTCGAGCACGCGGGCGGTCAGCGGGTCGTCCTCCGGGTCGACGGTCTGCACGCGCGCCGTGGAGTCCACGTGCACCACGGCGGGGACGCGGTCGCGCCAGTCCGGATCGACGTTGTGGACGAAGAGCATGTACGGGCTGGGCAGCGGGCCGCCGGAGAAGATCTCCGGTGCCCGATCGGCGGCGACCATCGGCGCCACCGGCCGGAAGCGCTCGCGCCCCTTGACCGCGTTGAGCCGGTCGAGGTTCTCGGCACGCGAGGGGTTGGCCAGCAGCGACCGGTGTCCGAGCGCGCGCGGACCGTACTCCGAACGCCCCTGGAACCAGGCCACGAGGGCGTCCTCGTGCAGGGCGCGGGCGACGGCGTCGGCCACGTCGTCGGGGCGTTCGGCGTCGACGGCGGCCTCGTCCAGGAGCCGCGCCAACTCGTCCTCGTCCCAGGAGCGGCCCAGGTCGGCGCCGGGCATGGGCTGGATCGGGTCACCCGCGACCGAGGCCGCGTGCAGGGCGCCGCCCAGGGCGGTTCCGGCGTCCCCCGCGGCGGGCTGCACCCACACGTCCTCGAAGGGGCCGTCCCGGGCGATGCGGCTGTTGGCCACGCAGTTGAGCGCCACCCCGCCCGCCATCGCCAGGCGCCGGTAGCCCGTGCGCCGGTGCAGCCACTCCGCGATGTCCAGGAGGGTCTCCTCCAGGACGGCCTGCACGCTGGCGGCCAGGTCAGCGTGCTCGGGCCCGGGTTCCTCGCCGGGGCGGCAGGCGGGGACCAGCGCCCCCCAGTCCACCCCGGAGGCCCGGACCAGTCCTTCACCCTCGTAGCGGATCCTGTCGCGCAGGTCCTCGACCATGGTCGGCTTGCCGTAGGACGCCAGCGCCATGACCTTGTACTCGTCGCTGGAGCGGCGGAAGCCCAGGTGCTCGGTGAGTTCCTCGTAGGTCAGGCCCAAGGACTCGGGCAGGGGCTGGCGCGCGAGGACCTCCAGCCGGCCGTCGGTGTAGGCGCCGGCCAGGTGGGAGGCCGTCTCGCCCCGGCCGTCGGCCACGAACACCGCGAGGTCGCGGCCCGGGTCCGGGGCGGCGAGCCCTGCCGAGGCCGCGTGCGCGACGTGGTGCGGGACGTAGGCGACCTTGGCCGGGTCCAGCCCGGGAAGGGCCGTGACCATGAAGGACGGCGCCCGCTCCACGAAGAGCAGGCGCAGGATCTCCCAGTCACCGTCCTGTCCGGGGCCGTGCGGATCGGCCAGCGCCGGGTCGTAGGAGTAGGTGACGGCGTCGAGGTCCTCGGGGCGCAGTCCCGCCTGGTCCAGGCACCAGCGCATGGCCTGGACCGGGAGCTCCCAGGCGGAGAAGGCCACGGGGTCCTTTCCGTGCTTGCGGCGGGAGAACCGTTCCTCCTCGGCCGCTGCCACGGTCCTGCCGTCGACGACGATCGCGGCGGCCGGATCGTGGAAGACGGCGTTCACACCCAGGACTCTCATGGGCCGTCTCCTCCCGTCACTACATCGACTCTGCGCTGCACCCACTCGACTACCAGGAGAAGCGACTCTCAAACATGGGCCTGACCTGTGCCGACGCCGCGGTCGCCCCGGCGGCGCCCGCCGAACGCCCGTGTTCGCGGGCGTGTTCGCGGCCATCGACCCGGCCATGGACGCGGCCATGTTTGGTCCGGTGCGATCCGGCTAGGGGACGGGCGAGGAAGCGAGTACTTCTCTCGGGAGGCGGACCATGATCAGGAACATCTCGGACGTGATGACCAGCCCGCCGATCACCGTCGATCCGGGCGCCTCGCTGCGTGAGGCCGCCGAGGTCATGCGCGGCTCGGACGTGGGCGACGT from Nocardiopsis aegyptia harbors:
- a CDS encoding glycosyltransferase family 9 protein, producing MDSMGDVLLAGPAVRAVAHGAGRVVLLAGPRGADAAALLPGVDRVVTWCAPWIDPEPPPVEPDDVARLVRVLADTGADRAVVLTSFHQSPLPLALLLRMAGIPWIGAVSDDYPGSLLDLRHRVAPGVPEHERALSLVEAAGFPLPGGDRGRPAVRRPLPDTRSLTGPDGYVAVHVGADAPARELPDALATDTVAALTARGDRVVVTGAAHDEVRAKAVAAGTGTSVAGRTSTAELADVLDRAAVLISGNTGPAHLAAAVGTPVVSLFSPVVPASAWAPQGVPVRVLGDQSAPCAGSRARVCPVPGHPCLTSVTTDDVLAAVDTLLDEEER
- a CDS encoding HAD-IIIA family hydrolase, with product MSRPEYAVVVPTVGRNSLHRALAPLLEAPDAWAPTEIVVVDDRPGHALPPVVDHPRVRIVRGSGHGPAAARQAGWHSCRAEWIAFLDDDVHPPADWPERLCADLSAADAATGGVQGRITVPRPPGRRPTDAERATLGLEGAPWITADMAYRRSALEAVGGFDTRFPRAYREDTDLALRVVDAGFSLRLGERECEHPLRPGRRWSSLGAQRGNADDTLMNAVHGRGWRDRVGEEPGGLRGHVLTTGLLTGAALAALARRPVLAGTLGAGWLARTAAFALRRATAGPADPAEIVDMAVTSALIPPLACGHRIAGSVRHAGARRTPGVRAVLFDRDGTLIEDVPYNGDPDKVRPTAGAADAVALARRAGLAVGVVSNQSGIARGLLEPGQVEAVNRRVDELLGPFDVWRVCPHGEEDGCDCRKPRPGMVESAAAELGVAAAECAVVGDIGSDTAAARAAGARGVLVPTRLTREEERRASPETEPDPAAAVRRLVRGSAP
- a CDS encoding carbamoyltransferase family protein, coding for MRVLGVNAVFHDPAAAIVVDGRTVAAAEEERFSRRKHGKDPVAFSAWELPVQAMRWCLDQAGLRPEDLDAVTYSYDPALADPHGPGQDGDWEILRLLFVERAPSFMVTALPGLDPAKVAYVPHHVAHAASAGLAAPDPGRDLAVFVADGRGETASHLAGAYTDGRLEVLARQPLPESLGLTYEELTEHLGFRRSSDEYKVMALASYGKPTMVEDLRDRIRYEGEGLVRASGVDWGALVPACRPGEEPGPEHADLAASVQAVLEETLLDIAEWLHRRTGYRRLAMAGGVALNCVANSRIARDGPFEDVWVQPAAGDAGTALGGALHAASVAGDPIQPMPGADLGRSWDEDELARLLDEAAVDAERPDDVADAVARALHEDALVAWFQGRSEYGPRALGHRSLLANPSRAENLDRLNAVKGRERFRPVAPMVAADRAPEIFSGGPLPSPYMLFVHNVDPDWRDRVPAVVHVDSTARVQTVDPEDDPLTARVLDRFEELSGLPVLVNTSLNTAGRPMVDSPRDALECFGSAPVDVLAIGPFIVRRRRGEAVR
- a CDS encoding glycosyltransferase — translated: MTVDAQPAANAAGGVRTPERVLRILIWHVHGSWTTAFVQSGHTCVLPVDAERGPDGRGRARTWDWPPNVVELSTERLRESRPDLVVLQRPHELELAAGVLGRALGRDVPAVYVEHNTPRGEVPDTRHPLADRDDIPIVHVTHFNALFWDCGRAPTRVIEHGVPDPGHLYTGEVPRVGVALNEPLRRWRTTGTDLLPALAEHVPLDLFGMAVRRVPDHLGLDPSRLRAHEDPPQSAMHRLLARRRAYVHPLRWTSLGLSLIEAMMLGLPVAALGATEAYEAVPPQAGVVSTDPRVLAEALRAYLDDPGLALRTGTAAREAALRRYGVDRFLDEWERVLQEVTS